In the Sinorhizobium arboris LMG 14919 genome, one interval contains:
- a CDS encoding tyrosine phosphatase family protein, which yields MTAIVVSPLRRIAEMAVRHGCREMLSLLAKGQDFHRPAVIDKAKHLTIGVNDISFAGTGDLIAPQEEHVQRIIDFARKWDRTRPMLIHCWMGVSRSPAAALIAALAVEPDQDDHALAVRLRVASPFATPNARLVEIGDRALSRKGALVAAVRAIGRGADADGNAPFVLPLQDVQHAR from the coding sequence ATGACGGCTATCGTGGTCTCACCGCTTCGGCGCATCGCGGAAATGGCCGTCAGGCATGGCTGCCGCGAAATGCTGAGCCTGCTCGCAAAAGGCCAGGATTTTCATCGTCCCGCCGTTATCGACAAGGCGAAGCATCTGACGATCGGGGTCAACGACATCAGTTTTGCCGGAACGGGCGACCTCATCGCCCCGCAGGAAGAGCACGTCCAGCGGATCATCGATTTCGCCCGCAAATGGGACCGGACGCGGCCGATGCTCATACATTGCTGGATGGGTGTCTCCCGCTCGCCCGCGGCCGCGCTGATCGCCGCACTCGCCGTCGAACCGGATCAGGACGATCATGCGCTCGCCGTGCGCCTCCGGGTTGCATCGCCCTTCGCCACGCCGAATGCGCGGCTCGTGGAAATCGGCGACCGGGCGTTGTCGCGCAAGGGTGCACTCGTCGCCGCGGTACGCGCCATCGGGCGCGGCGCGGATGCCGACGGCAATGCGCCTTTCGTCCTGCCCCTGCAAGACGTGCAACATGCCCGGTGA
- a CDS encoding YfbR-like 5'-deoxynucleotidase produces the protein MMNARAWQRMLSGRRLDLLDPSPLDVELSDIAHGLARVARWNGQTSGDHAFSVAQHSLVVEEIFRRTNRCDAQDCLMALLHDAPEYVIGDMISPFKAVVGGGYKTVEKRLENAVHLRFGLPAHTPKELKERIKKADRIAAYFEATELAGFSAEEARKFFGQPRGITRDMLLIDPLPAVEAQRLFAARFNTLESERAKAGQEA, from the coding sequence ATGATGAATGCGCGTGCGTGGCAGCGTATGCTTTCCGGCAGGCGGCTCGATCTTCTCGATCCCTCGCCGCTCGATGTCGAGCTTTCCGACATTGCGCACGGGCTCGCCCGCGTAGCGCGGTGGAATGGGCAGACTTCCGGCGACCACGCCTTCTCCGTTGCCCAGCACAGCCTCGTCGTCGAGGAGATATTCCGCCGCACCAACCGCTGCGATGCCCAGGATTGCCTGATGGCCCTGCTTCACGACGCGCCGGAATATGTCATCGGCGACATGATCTCGCCGTTCAAGGCCGTCGTCGGCGGCGGCTACAAGACCGTGGAGAAGCGCCTGGAGAATGCGGTCCATCTCCGCTTCGGGCTTCCCGCTCACACGCCCAAGGAGCTCAAGGAACGGATCAAGAAGGCCGACCGCATCGCCGCCTATTTCGAAGCGACGGAGCTTGCCGGCTTTTCCGCCGAGGAGGCCCGCAAGTTCTTCGGCCAGCCGCGCGGCATCACCCGCGATATGTTGCTGATCGATCCTCTGCCAGCAGTCGAGGCGCAGCGGCTCTTCGCAGCGCGCTTCAATACGTTGGAGTCCGAGCGCGCCAAGGCGGGACAGGAGGCGTGA
- the ygfZ gene encoding CAF17-like 4Fe-4S cluster assembly/insertion protein YgfZ encodes MPKLCLDDRAIIRVSGKDAENLLQTLITTDVATLAPDEVRPGALLTPQGKILFDFLISRDGEALRLDTTEDQAEALLKRLTMYKLRSAVELSLNSPEPVTVVFGEDAPAESYRDHRFEKAGMSVFRLYRDMPAAEAGIAAFDRLRIAAGVAVAGRDYDLQDAFPHDVLMDLNGGLSFRKGCYVGQEVVSRMQHRGTARRRLVIVAGEATLPPTGTGISVNGRPIGSLGTVLDRDGLAIVRTDKAGEAIVKGEAILAGDVPVTVTLPAWTGLAFPSEADEASA; translated from the coding sequence ATGCCAAAGCTTTGCCTCGACGACCGGGCAATCATTCGTGTCTCCGGAAAGGACGCGGAGAACCTTCTTCAGACGCTGATCACGACGGATGTCGCCACGCTGGCTCCAGATGAGGTCCGGCCCGGTGCGCTCCTGACGCCGCAGGGCAAGATTCTGTTCGATTTCCTGATCTCCCGCGACGGCGAAGCGTTGCGGCTGGACACGACGGAGGACCAGGCCGAAGCGCTGCTCAAGCGCCTGACGATGTACAAGTTGCGCTCGGCAGTGGAACTCTCCCTCAACTCGCCGGAGCCGGTCACCGTCGTATTCGGAGAGGATGCGCCTGCCGAGAGCTACCGCGATCATCGGTTCGAGAAGGCGGGCATGTCCGTTTTCCGCCTCTATCGCGACATGCCTGCCGCGGAAGCCGGCATCGCCGCGTTCGACCGGCTCAGGATCGCGGCGGGCGTCGCCGTCGCCGGCCGCGACTATGACCTGCAGGACGCCTTTCCGCACGATGTGCTGATGGACCTGAATGGCGGCCTTTCCTTCCGCAAGGGCTGCTATGTCGGGCAGGAAGTCGTTTCGCGAATGCAGCACCGCGGCACCGCGAGACGCCGCCTCGTCATCGTCGCCGGCGAGGCGACGCTGCCGCCGACCGGAACGGGCATTTCCGTCAATGGGCGGCCGATCGGTTCTCTCGGCACCGTACTGGATCGGGACGGCCTGGCTATCGTCAGGACCGACAAGGCGGGCGAAGCGATCGTCAAGGGTGAGGCCATTCTTGCCGGCGACGTGCCCGTTACCGTGACGCTGCCCGCCTGGACGGGGCTCGCCTTTCCGAGCGAGGCAGACGAGGCGAGCGCATGA
- a CDS encoding TIGR02301 family protein — protein MIEPRFPFGLLLAGILVVTAAGATAQEQQPASQTTAPSPDSAEKPTPYDQRLIRLAEILGSVHYLRNLCLDQAEDDWRRSAQELIDKEAAGEPKRRERITAAFNRGYRTFASVYTRCTEPATLAEERYRAEGATLASEIVARFGN, from the coding sequence ATGATCGAACCGCGGTTCCCGTTCGGACTGTTGTTGGCAGGCATCCTCGTCGTGACCGCCGCAGGCGCGACGGCCCAGGAACAGCAGCCCGCCTCGCAAACGACCGCTCCCTCCCCGGATTCGGCGGAAAAGCCGACCCCTTATGACCAGCGGTTGATCCGCCTGGCCGAGATTCTCGGCTCGGTGCATTACCTGCGCAATCTCTGTCTCGACCAGGCCGAAGACGACTGGCGCCGCTCCGCGCAGGAACTGATCGACAAGGAGGCCGCAGGAGAGCCGAAACGGCGCGAGCGCATAACCGCCGCTTTCAACCGGGGGTATCGGACCTTCGCCTCGGTATACACCAGATGTACGGAGCCCGCGACGCTCGCGGAAGAGCGCTACCGTGCCGAAGGTGCAACACTCGCCTCGGAAATCGTCGCGCGCTTTGGAAATTAG
- a CDS encoding NUDIX hydrolase: MTTKQPERASSAILERNGRYLLIRRANPPSADMYAFPGGRAEPGETPAQTALRELAEETGISARDPVLFETYDLPGTVPQERHFLLSVFTVEADSDAVAIACDDAAGVGWFTPEEIFTLPIPESVRDCVEKLRTGGPRRVSGLERGASSDLRGS; encoded by the coding sequence ATGACGACGAAGCAACCAGAGCGCGCCTCCTCCGCCATTCTCGAACGGAACGGCCGTTACCTTCTTATCCGGCGGGCCAATCCGCCGTCAGCCGACATGTACGCTTTTCCCGGCGGCAGGGCCGAACCCGGGGAAACCCCTGCGCAAACGGCATTGCGCGAACTCGCCGAGGAAACCGGCATCAGCGCCCGCGATCCCGTGCTTTTCGAAACCTATGATTTGCCCGGGACGGTACCGCAGGAGCGTCACTTCCTGCTCTCGGTCTTCACCGTCGAAGCCGATTCCGATGCGGTCGCGATCGCCTGCGATGATGCGGCCGGTGTCGGCTGGTTCACACCGGAGGAGATTTTCACCTTGCCCATTCCGGAAAGCGTACGCGACTGCGTGGAAAAGCTGCGGACCGGTGGGCCCAGGCGTGTATCTGGGCTCGAAAGGGGCGCCAGTTCGGATTTGAGGGGCTCATGA
- a CDS encoding SOS response-associated peptidase, which translates to MESKITSVVDPYYVKCHINVMCGRFALTATPEELLELFGLLEAEGFPARFNIAPTQPIIVIVASDRSEPGSNLPERKALLVRWGFTPSWVKDPRKFPLLINARAETAIGKAAFRAAMRHRRVLVPASGFYEWRRPAKGSREASQAYWVRPKKGGIVAFAGLMETWSSADGSEVDTAAVLTTDANRAVSHIHDRMPVVIQPEDFSRWLDCKSQEPREVADLMVPAAEDYFEAIPVSDKVNKVGNTGPELQDEITPAVPIPKRARADDRDDDGGQMSLF; encoded by the coding sequence ATGGAATCGAAAATCACCTCGGTCGTTGACCCATATTATGTGAAGTGCCACATCAATGTCATGTGCGGACGTTTTGCGCTTACGGCGACGCCGGAGGAATTGCTAGAGCTGTTTGGCCTGCTGGAGGCGGAGGGCTTTCCTGCGCGCTTCAATATCGCGCCGACGCAGCCGATCATCGTGATCGTCGCCTCCGATCGGTCAGAACCCGGCAGCAACCTGCCGGAACGCAAAGCCCTACTGGTCCGCTGGGGCTTCACGCCCAGCTGGGTCAAGGACCCGCGCAAGTTTCCGCTGCTCATCAATGCGCGGGCCGAAACGGCGATCGGCAAGGCAGCGTTCCGCGCAGCAATGCGCCATCGCCGCGTGCTGGTGCCGGCCTCCGGTTTCTACGAATGGCGCCGCCCGGCCAAGGGCAGCCGGGAGGCCTCGCAGGCCTATTGGGTTCGTCCGAAAAAGGGCGGAATCGTGGCCTTTGCCGGCCTCATGGAGACATGGTCTTCCGCCGACGGTTCGGAGGTCGACACCGCGGCGGTTCTGACGACCGACGCCAACCGCGCCGTCAGCCATATCCATGACCGCATGCCGGTCGTTATCCAGCCGGAAGATTTTTCCCGCTGGCTCGACTGCAAGAGCCAGGAGCCCCGCGAAGTGGCCGATCTCATGGTGCCGGCGGCGGAGGATTATTTCGAAGCAATCCCCGTTTCGGACAAGGTGAACAAGGTTGGCAACACCGGCCCCGAGCTTCAGGACGAGATCACGCCCGCAGTGCCGATCCCCAAGAGGGCGCGGGCTGACGATCGGGATGATGATGGCGGGCAGATGTCGCTGTTTTAG